The Paenalcaligenes faecalis genome has a window encoding:
- a CDS encoding ABC transporter substrate-binding protein, translated as MLKKLAIATLTASLFIPLTSHAKTLRWASQGDLLTLDPHAQNERVTNNFSNYVYEPLVEYDKEFTIVPALARSWEQLSDTLWRFHLRKNVSFHDGSPFTADDVVFSFQRAMSPTSGFKAYVDGFVDIKKIDDYTVEIETAAPNPVLLRLLTNVFMMSKSWAEANNATTPQDFGKKEENFATHHTNGTGSYQLESREADVRTIYTENKNWWGQAEKTGNVSRVVYTPIAQNATRTAALLSGEIDFILDPPAQDLARLKQQAKVIEGNEFRTIYIGLDQHSPELKYSSIKGKNPFTDQRVREALYISIDTQAIQKIVMRGASLPTGTMIAPQVNGWTEALAARPAPDLEKAQHLLAEAGYGPNELRFTLDCSNDTYINDEAICQAIINMWAKAGVKATLNTMPRAIYFPKLHAYDTSAYLFGWGVPTFDALYTLQSLIHSKGEGADGAFNFGHYSNTQVDQLIDQIKVETDPQKRNAAIHEALTIHAKEVGHIPLHDQVIPWAMAKNVHVVHRANNHLTPKWVTID; from the coding sequence ATGCTAAAAAAATTGGCTATTGCCACCCTCACTGCTAGCTTATTTATTCCGCTTACTAGTCATGCCAAAACCCTGCGTTGGGCTAGTCAAGGGGATTTACTGACCTTAGACCCCCATGCGCAAAATGAACGTGTCACTAATAACTTTTCCAATTATGTCTATGAACCCTTAGTTGAATATGATAAAGAGTTCACCATAGTTCCGGCTTTAGCTCGTTCTTGGGAACAGCTATCAGATACCTTATGGCGCTTTCATTTACGTAAAAATGTTAGTTTTCATGATGGCAGCCCATTTACTGCCGATGATGTGGTGTTTTCGTTCCAACGTGCTATGTCGCCCACCTCTGGATTCAAAGCCTATGTGGACGGATTTGTAGACATAAAAAAAATAGATGACTACACCGTAGAAATTGAAACCGCTGCACCCAACCCTGTATTACTGCGTCTACTTACTAATGTGTTCATGATGAGTAAGTCATGGGCAGAGGCAAATAATGCCACTACCCCACAAGACTTTGGCAAGAAAGAAGAAAATTTCGCAACCCATCATACCAATGGCACAGGGTCTTATCAGCTAGAGTCACGCGAGGCAGATGTACGTACTATCTATACTGAGAATAAAAACTGGTGGGGTCAAGCAGAAAAAACAGGGAATGTCAGCCGTGTGGTCTATACGCCTATTGCTCAAAACGCAACGCGTACCGCAGCCTTACTTTCTGGCGAAATTGATTTTATTTTAGATCCTCCGGCCCAAGATCTAGCACGTCTTAAACAACAAGCCAAAGTAATAGAAGGCAATGAGTTCCGTACGATCTACATCGGTTTAGATCAACACAGCCCCGAGCTAAAATACAGCTCTATTAAAGGAAAAAACCCTTTTACCGACCAGCGGGTGCGCGAGGCTTTATATATCTCAATAGATACCCAAGCCATTCAAAAAATCGTTATGCGCGGCGCATCGTTACCCACCGGAACCATGATCGCCCCACAAGTTAACGGTTGGACAGAGGCCCTAGCAGCACGCCCCGCCCCCGACCTGGAAAAAGCGCAACATTTATTAGCCGAAGCAGGCTACGGTCCAAACGAGTTGCGTTTCACCCTAGACTGCTCTAACGACACCTATATCAACGATGAAGCCATCTGTCAGGCTATTATCAACATGTGGGCTAAAGCAGGTGTCAAAGCCACGTTAAATACCATGCCGCGTGCTATTTACTTCCCCAAATTGCATGCCTATGACACAAGTGCCTATTTGTTTGGCTGGGGCGTGCCTACTTTTGATGCGCTTTATACCTTACAGAGCCTCATCCACAGTAAAGGTGAAGGTGCTGATGGTGCTTTTAACTTTGGGCATTACAGTAATACCCAAGTCGATCAGCTGATAGATCAAATCAAAGTCGAAACCGACCCTCAAAAACGGAATGCAGCCATTCATGAGGCCTTAACAATTCATGCCAAAGAGGTAGGCCATATTCCATTGCATGATCAGGTTATCCCTTGGGCTATGGCTAAAAATGTGCATGTAGTCCATCGTGCCAATAATCATTTAACCCCTAAATGGGTCACTATTGATTAG
- a CDS encoding NAD(P)/FAD-dependent oxidoreductase yields MTTSPIVIVGGGAGGLELAAKLGRQYGPSQVYLIDKDTDHIWKPSLHEVAAGTLDIHREGLSYFMLARDCNFTFILGALEQLDKEKKQIQLAPAYNEAGQQLFPQRTITYGTLVIAVGSKSNFFNTPGAAEYAITLDATAQAEQFRMQLLHALTQFQGDVVANQQPAPLNIAIVGGGATGVELAAELTEAVASLHFYGANMQTPERHLSITLIEGAERILVALPAELSVRATQLLASRKINVCTGVRVTEVKKDRLIDQNGTSYAADLCVWAAGIQAPAFLTTLGLETNRINQLVVNERLETADPHIYALGDCAQAPWLGEHGYLPARAQVAHQQANYLCKVIRQKRRQKTVVEPFKYKDYGSLVSVGHSKGVGSLMGILSGKSWFVEGLVARTMYMSLHLMHHAAVLGVLRTASLALGRLLLKRSAPRVKLH; encoded by the coding sequence ATGACCACAAGCCCTATAGTCATCGTAGGTGGAGGTGCGGGAGGCTTAGAGTTGGCTGCTAAGTTAGGACGCCAGTATGGGCCCAGTCAAGTATATTTGATTGATAAAGATACAGACCATATTTGGAAACCGTCCCTACATGAGGTTGCCGCAGGCACATTGGATATTCATCGGGAGGGACTGTCCTATTTTATGCTGGCACGAGATTGTAACTTCACATTTATTTTAGGCGCACTCGAACAATTAGATAAAGAAAAAAAGCAGATCCAACTTGCTCCCGCTTATAACGAGGCAGGACAACAACTGTTTCCGCAGCGCACCATTACCTATGGCACATTGGTAATTGCCGTAGGTAGTAAATCAAATTTTTTTAATACGCCAGGTGCGGCTGAATATGCAATTACCCTAGATGCAACAGCTCAAGCAGAGCAATTTAGAATGCAGTTGCTGCATGCTTTAACCCAATTTCAGGGGGATGTGGTGGCGAATCAGCAGCCAGCACCATTGAATATTGCTATTGTAGGCGGTGGGGCAACCGGTGTAGAGCTGGCTGCAGAGCTGACGGAGGCGGTGGCTAGCCTACACTTTTATGGTGCTAATATGCAAACGCCAGAACGTCATTTGTCTATTACCCTAATTGAAGGGGCGGAGCGCATTTTGGTGGCTTTGCCTGCAGAACTCTCAGTCCGAGCCACTCAATTGTTGGCTTCACGCAAAATTAACGTTTGTACTGGGGTGCGGGTAACAGAAGTAAAAAAAGATCGGTTAATTGATCAAAATGGCACCAGTTATGCGGCAGACTTATGCGTGTGGGCTGCAGGGATTCAAGCACCTGCTTTTTTAACAACCCTAGGCCTAGAGACGAATCGTATCAATCAGCTGGTCGTTAATGAGCGTTTAGAGACCGCCGACCCGCATATTTATGCCCTAGGTGACTGTGCCCAAGCCCCTTGGTTGGGTGAGCACGGCTATCTACCCGCACGTGCTCAGGTCGCGCATCAGCAGGCCAATTATCTCTGTAAGGTTATTAGGCAAAAAAGACGTCAAAAGACGGTCGTAGAGCCTTTTAAATACAAAGACTACGGTTCTTTAGTGTCTGTGGGACACAGCAAGGGAGTAGGTAGTCTGATGGGCATTTTATCAGGTAAAAGCTGGTTTGTAGAGGGATTAGTGGCTCGAACTATGTACATGAGCCTACATTTAATGCATCATGCAGCGGTTTTAGGCGTATTGCGAACGGCTAGTTTGGCTTTAGGCCGATTGTTATTAAAACGCTCGGCCCCACGGGTGAAGTTGCATTAA
- the smpB gene encoding SsrA-binding protein SmpB, which produces MSIVENRKARHEYFIEERYEAGLVLQGWEVKAIRSGHVQLAESYIVIRDGEIWVIGMHISPLATTSTHISPEATRTRKLLLKSEEISKLIGRVEQRGYTLIPLNLHYSRSHIKMDIGLGKGKKHHDKRDTSRDRDWQREQERWMKHDTRRRED; this is translated from the coding sequence ATGAGTATTGTTGAAAATCGTAAAGCGCGTCACGAATATTTTATTGAAGAACGCTACGAAGCAGGTTTAGTATTACAGGGTTGGGAGGTAAAAGCCATCCGCAGTGGTCATGTGCAACTAGCTGAAAGCTATATTGTGATACGTGATGGTGAAATCTGGGTAATAGGTATGCATATTAGCCCATTAGCCACCACCTCGACGCATATTTCCCCCGAAGCCACACGAACTCGTAAGCTTTTACTGAAATCCGAAGAAATCAGTAAGCTAATCGGTCGCGTGGAACAACGTGGTTACACCCTGATTCCTCTCAACCTGCACTACAGCCGCAGCCACATCAAAATGGATATCGGCTTAGGTAAGGGTAAAAAACACCACGATAAACGCGACACCTCTAGGGATAGAGACTGGCAACGCGAGCAAGAGCGTTGGATGAAGCATGACACGCGTCGCCGGGAAGATTAA
- a CDS encoding type II toxin-antitoxin system RatA family toxin, producing MHTVKRSVLVPFSSAQMFDLVADVARYPEFMPWCGGAVVHEQTEQGMKASVTISIAGIKQTFTTQNTHDYPNHIRLQLVDGPFSDLKGDWYFTALGEDGCKVEFVMEYAFASRALEMVVGPIFNRVANSFIDSFTRRAHDLYDNE from the coding sequence ATGCATACAGTAAAACGATCCGTATTAGTTCCTTTTTCTTCTGCCCAGATGTTTGATCTGGTCGCCGATGTTGCCCGTTATCCTGAGTTCATGCCATGGTGTGGCGGGGCTGTGGTACATGAGCAGACTGAACAAGGCATGAAAGCCTCTGTCACCATTAGCATTGCCGGAATCAAGCAAACCTTTACTACCCAAAATACCCACGACTATCCGAATCATATTCGTTTACAGTTGGTCGATGGTCCTTTTTCTGACCTAAAAGGCGATTGGTATTTTACGGCCTTAGGCGAAGATGGGTGTAAGGTTGAGTTCGTCATGGAGTACGCGTTTGCGAGTCGAGCTTTAGAAATGGTGGTTGGCCCAATTTTTAATCGAGTCGCCAATAGCTTTATTGATTCGTTTACGCGTCGTGCCCATGATCTTTACGACAACGAATGA
- a CDS encoding RnfH family protein: protein MITIELLFAAKNRVWQRFLTVPKGTTVSHALAQSDLYQVHPEAKELAYGIFGERCQPETVLQDKDRIEVYRPLVFDPMDSRRRRAAHRAEQKQNTKKRRKPSIAASMIVNRD, encoded by the coding sequence ATGATAACAATTGAATTGCTGTTTGCGGCAAAAAATCGTGTTTGGCAGCGATTTTTAACTGTGCCTAAGGGCACTACCGTATCCCATGCCTTAGCGCAAAGTGATCTTTATCAGGTGCATCCAGAAGCCAAAGAGCTGGCTTACGGTATTTTTGGTGAGCGTTGTCAACCAGAGACGGTGTTACAGGACAAGGATCGTATAGAGGTATATAGGCCGCTGGTTTTTGATCCGATGGATTCTCGACGGCGTCGTGCTGCGCACCGCGCTGAGCAAAAGCAAAATACAAAAAAACGCCGCAAACCAAGTATTGCGGCGAGTATGATTGTTAATCGTGATTAA
- a CDS encoding YgfZ/GcvT domain-containing protein, protein MTFTSDQLCALDDFAVLHIKGPEARSFMQAQLTNAVDALSSEQAVLAGFCQAKGRLQATMIVYADPVDAQNLYAILPRSIAETVRKRISMFLLRAKAELILSDLRVFGISQGAPTSAFALPATSYAVQQGPLGTLIAAPSHNETARAWLICEADKAPPASADASQWSTADMYAGLAWIQESTYEAFLPQDINLDIIGGVNFKKGCFPGQEVVARLHYRTTAKRRAALGVISSDQALDLLAGQDIFDAAQPERPFGRIINTAYDAIQQRQVLLMEVLIDGLEQKTLCTASEMGKTIQNMALPYGWEIAKY, encoded by the coding sequence ATGACCTTTACCTCTGATCAACTCTGTGCACTTGATGATTTTGCCGTATTGCACATTAAAGGGCCTGAGGCGCGCTCGTTTATGCAAGCGCAATTAACCAATGCTGTTGACGCTCTAAGCTCAGAGCAAGCCGTTCTGGCTGGTTTTTGCCAAGCTAAAGGTCGTCTACAGGCAACCATGATTGTGTATGCAGATCCCGTTGACGCTCAGAACCTCTATGCCATTTTACCGCGCTCCATCGCCGAAACCGTACGTAAACGTATTTCTATGTTTTTATTACGCGCTAAAGCTGAACTTATTCTTAGCGATTTACGTGTTTTCGGAATAAGCCAAGGCGCGCCTACCTCTGCCTTTGCCCTACCCGCTACTAGCTATGCTGTGCAACAAGGCCCGCTTGGTACACTCATTGCAGCCCCAAGCCACAACGAAACAGCAAGGGCTTGGCTTATTTGCGAGGCTGATAAAGCCCCACCCGCCTCAGCAGACGCATCACAATGGTCTACAGCTGATATGTATGCCGGTTTAGCCTGGATTCAAGAATCCACCTATGAAGCGTTTTTGCCTCAGGACATCAACCTAGATATTATTGGGGGTGTCAACTTCAAAAAAGGCTGCTTTCCTGGCCAAGAAGTCGTGGCACGACTGCACTATCGCACCACGGCTAAACGTCGTGCAGCACTAGGCGTTATTTCGTCTGATCAGGCACTGGATTTACTTGCAGGCCAAGACATTTTTGATGCAGCACAACCTGAACGCCCCTTTGGGCGCATCATTAATACCGCCTATGACGCCATTCAGCAAAGACAAGTCTTATTAATGGAAGTCCTCATTGATGGTCTTGAACAAAAAACACTATGCACAGCCAGCGAAATGGGGAAAACCATTCAAAACATGGCCTTGCCCTATGGCTGGGAAATAGCTAAATACTAA
- the mltG gene encoding endolytic transglycosylase MltG, producing the protein MRVKYIVISLVTLVVGLASAAYTGWWWVTERPVPMSEPRIDYVIESGAGPKAIARTMRQAGIDIDEQQFALVARLSEKDKLLQAGAYEAVRGDTLWRLLQRMAQGDMMQTRITFVEGWDYKRIRQHLGSDVNVKQTLMETSDAELLQRLEADADHPEGLFYPDTYVFVPGTSDFDVLRRAYQAQKELLETLWAQRDPDLPLKTPYEALILASIVEKETGHSADRDRVAGVFINRLRIGMLLQTDPTVIYGMGEAYDGRIRKRDLQTDTAWNTYTRAGLPPTPIASPGKAALMATLHPEKHDFLYFVSRGDGTSEFSKNLNDHNRAVRKYILKRN; encoded by the coding sequence ATGAGAGTTAAATACATCGTAATCAGCCTAGTGACGCTAGTAGTTGGTCTTGCTAGCGCTGCTTATACAGGCTGGTGGTGGGTCACTGAGCGCCCTGTGCCTATGTCAGAGCCACGCATTGATTATGTGATTGAATCTGGGGCTGGCCCCAAGGCCATAGCCCGTACTATGCGCCAAGCGGGTATTGACATTGACGAGCAGCAGTTTGCTTTAGTCGCGCGATTGAGTGAAAAAGACAAATTGCTGCAAGCTGGCGCTTATGAGGCAGTACGTGGTGATACTTTGTGGCGATTACTGCAACGCATGGCTCAGGGTGACATGATGCAAACACGAATTACCTTTGTCGAGGGGTGGGACTATAAACGGATTCGTCAGCATCTAGGCAGTGATGTGAATGTGAAGCAAACACTGATGGAAACCAGTGATGCTGAGCTATTGCAACGATTAGAGGCTGATGCAGATCATCCAGAGGGTTTGTTTTACCCTGATACGTATGTTTTTGTACCTGGCACCAGTGATTTTGATGTGTTACGTCGTGCCTATCAGGCACAAAAAGAGCTGCTAGAGACGCTTTGGGCGCAGCGTGATCCTGACCTGCCCTTAAAAACACCCTATGAGGCCCTCATTTTGGCGTCTATTGTAGAAAAGGAAACGGGACATAGTGCGGATAGAGACCGTGTGGCGGGCGTGTTTATTAATCGTTTGCGTATTGGTATGCTTTTACAAACGGATCCTACAGTTATTTATGGGATGGGTGAGGCTTATGATGGGCGTATTCGTAAACGAGATTTGCAAACCGACACAGCGTGGAACACATATACGCGGGCCGGGTTACCGCCTACTCCTATAGCCAGTCCAGGCAAAGCGGCTTTGATGGCAACATTGCATCCCGAAAAACATGATTTTCTTTATTTTGTATCACGGGGTGATGGTACCAGCGAGTTCTCTAAGAATTTGAATGATCATAATCGCGCGGTTCGTAAATATATTTTAAAACGCAATTAG
- the tmk gene encoding dTMP kinase: protein MSAIKNGLFLSLEGVDGAGKSTHIPFIETHLQRLGIEVVVTREPGGTVLGETLRELLLHKDMDIRTETLLMFAARNEHIKQVIEPALVQGKWILCDRFSDASFAYQGGGRELGATAIETLEQWVHPDLQPDQTWLFDLPLEIATQRLQNSRVLDRFEQEQAAFFVRTQQFYHQRAQQDPHRFSLVDSSQPIHTIQQQLQQQLHHLVELWQSR, encoded by the coding sequence ATGTCAGCAATAAAAAACGGGCTATTTTTAAGTTTGGAAGGGGTGGATGGTGCAGGAAAAAGTACGCATATCCCTTTTATTGAAACACACCTGCAGCGACTAGGCATTGAGGTGGTGGTGACAAGAGAGCCAGGTGGCACGGTGTTAGGTGAGACTTTACGTGAGCTGTTACTGCACAAGGACATGGACATAAGAACAGAGACCTTATTGATGTTTGCTGCCCGTAATGAGCACATTAAACAAGTGATTGAGCCCGCGTTAGTTCAAGGGAAATGGATCTTGTGTGATCGGTTTTCTGATGCCAGTTTTGCTTATCAGGGGGGCGGTCGAGAGTTAGGTGCGACTGCTATTGAAACCTTAGAGCAATGGGTGCATCCAGATTTGCAACCGGATCAGACATGGCTCTTTGATTTACCCCTAGAAATTGCCACTCAACGTTTACAAAATAGCCGTGTTTTAGATCGATTTGAGCAAGAACAGGCAGCATTTTTTGTGCGGACTCAACAGTTCTACCATCAACGAGCACAACAGGATCCTCACCGTTTTTCCTTAGTGGATAGTAGTCAGCCTATTCACACCATCCAACAGCAACTGCAGCAGCAATTGCATCACCTGGTTGAATTATGGCAGAGCCGTTAA
- the holB gene encoding DNA polymerase III subunit delta' gives MAEPLTALQYYPWQKDVAEHWLSHQERFAHAWLIHGLAGIGKVQFARAGAAALLCEQPLRHIACGHCASCQWVLSGNHPDLRFIRPDAVTAEQDPESLAGTSTTKTPSKHIRVEQLRELSTWFNTASHRGGYKVAVLYPAESLNAISANALLKVLEEPNEKTVFLVVADHYERLLPTIISRCRRLPLATPTKEQSVAWLDGQIAQPEQWLAAVGGAPVAALKASHTHHKPYPDWLDQLCQYLAQGRHKAIIALAPQLEAVDPSIWIETLQRLHVDIQLCMQNSLVRYYPHLQPSLESIAARMSALAVQQQWKWLVTQKRHAEHPLNAKLLVHTALERIAQSLRAS, from the coding sequence ATGGCAGAGCCGTTAACTGCATTGCAGTATTATCCTTGGCAAAAAGACGTCGCTGAACATTGGCTTTCTCATCAAGAGCGCTTTGCACATGCCTGGTTAATTCATGGCTTAGCTGGCATTGGTAAGGTGCAGTTTGCTCGAGCAGGAGCCGCTGCCTTATTGTGTGAGCAGCCCTTGCGTCATATAGCCTGTGGTCACTGTGCCTCGTGTCAGTGGGTGTTGTCGGGTAATCATCCCGATTTGCGGTTTATTCGGCCTGATGCCGTCACCGCAGAGCAAGACCCTGAGTCGTTAGCCGGTACAAGCACGACTAAAACACCCTCTAAGCATATCCGAGTCGAACAACTCAGAGAATTATCGACTTGGTTTAATACAGCAAGCCATCGTGGGGGGTATAAAGTGGCGGTCTTATATCCAGCCGAAAGTTTGAATGCTATTTCGGCTAATGCATTGCTAAAGGTGCTAGAGGAGCCTAATGAAAAAACCGTATTTTTAGTGGTAGCAGACCATTACGAGCGTCTTTTACCCACGATTATTTCTAGATGTAGACGTTTGCCATTAGCTACACCAACCAAAGAGCAAAGCGTAGCGTGGCTCGACGGACAGATCGCGCAGCCAGAGCAATGGTTAGCGGCCGTTGGCGGAGCGCCTGTGGCAGCGTTAAAGGCCTCTCATACTCATCACAAGCCGTATCCAGACTGGCTAGATCAGTTATGTCAGTATTTGGCGCAAGGGCGTCATAAGGCGATTATTGCTTTAGCACCCCAACTCGAGGCAGTAGATCCCTCCATTTGGATAGAAACCTTACAGCGACTGCATGTGGACATACAGTTATGTATGCAAAACAGTTTAGTGCGTTATTACCCGCATTTACAGCCTTCACTTGAGTCTATCGCTGCACGTATGTCGGCGTTGGCTGTACAGCAGCAGTGGAAATGGCTTGTCACACAAAAACGGCATGCGGAGCACCCGCTAAACGCTAAACTATTGGTTCATACCGCCTTAGAACGTATTGCCCAAAGCCTTAGAGCAAGTTGA
- a CDS encoding TatD family hydrolase yields MYIDSHCHVDFPDLAQNIDQILFNMQHNRVSQAMVVSVCLEDWPGLMALVEQHPEFFASVGVHPGYDQVPEPSYADLFERAQHPKVIAIGETGLDYYRLVEPLDWQRDRFALHLQVSKDTGLPSIIHTRNAIDDTLGIMHELDAGQVGGVMHCFSEDWEAAKKALDLGFYISLSGIVSFKSAKQVHEVATKVPLDRLLIETDSPYLAPVPYRGKINTPALVVHVAEHIAQLRGIRAADVAAHTTENFYTLFNKAHPLTETLI; encoded by the coding sequence ATGTATATCGATTCTCATTGTCATGTGGATTTTCCCGATCTAGCTCAAAACATAGATCAAATTTTATTCAATATGCAGCACAACCGCGTGTCTCAGGCGATGGTGGTGAGTGTTTGCTTAGAGGATTGGCCCGGCTTAATGGCATTGGTTGAGCAGCATCCGGAGTTTTTTGCTTCGGTAGGGGTGCACCCTGGCTATGATCAAGTGCCAGAGCCAAGCTATGCGGATTTATTTGAGCGAGCTCAGCATCCTAAAGTGATTGCCATTGGCGAGACGGGACTGGATTACTATCGCTTAGTGGAGCCTTTGGATTGGCAGCGTGATCGATTCGCCTTACATCTACAAGTCAGTAAAGACACTGGATTACCCAGTATTATTCATACACGTAATGCCATTGATGACACTCTGGGGATAATGCATGAGTTAGATGCAGGGCAGGTGGGTGGTGTAATGCATTGCTTTAGCGAGGACTGGGAGGCAGCGAAAAAAGCACTCGATTTAGGTTTCTATATTTCACTGTCTGGTATTGTGAGTTTTAAAAGTGCGAAGCAGGTTCACGAAGTAGCCACTAAAGTGCCTTTGGATCGTTTGCTCATAGAAACAGACTCTCCCTATTTAGCTCCGGTGCCGTATCGTGGCAAAATTAACACCCCAGCCTTAGTGGTGCATGTGGCAGAGCACATTGCTCAGTTACGTGGCATCCGAGCTGCAGATGTGGCGGCACACACCACCGAGAATTTTTACACCCTCTTTAATAAAGCTCATCCATTGACTGAGACATTGATCTAA
- a CDS encoding ankyrin repeat domain-containing protein, translating into MTLIKWTAMLGLSLSLLSTAYAVEDGFWLDVQNNKSSSVMRYLAQGVDPNIKSREEQPVIMWAIQNEAWGVYDLLVSHRAFDPNVVNAHDETPLMYLAIMGETQRANDLITKGAQVNRLGWTALHYAASKKQVDMAEMLINQGALVNAASADGTTALMMAARSGSSKMVNVLLQHGADPTTRSLAKLSAADWAQSNKQTRLAEQLRQVEAAYQKERVEKKGKMGSFSIQDVVEPSAELSGTSERATQGSSQYFDLKRFDEPATP; encoded by the coding sequence ATGACATTAATAAAATGGACGGCTATGCTTGGTTTAAGCCTTAGTTTGCTAAGCACGGCATATGCTGTAGAGGATGGTTTTTGGTTAGATGTACAAAATAATAAATCCTCTTCGGTTATGCGTTATTTAGCGCAAGGCGTGGACCCCAATATCAAAAGTCGCGAAGAGCAGCCTGTGATTATGTGGGCGATTCAAAATGAGGCGTGGGGAGTCTATGATTTACTCGTCTCGCATCGAGCCTTTGATCCTAATGTGGTAAATGCTCACGATGAAACCCCATTGATGTATTTAGCGATTATGGGTGAGACTCAACGAGCTAATGACTTAATTACTAAAGGAGCCCAAGTCAATCGCTTAGGCTGGACGGCATTGCACTATGCGGCCTCTAAAAAGCAGGTGGACATGGCAGAGATGCTGATCAATCAAGGGGCGCTAGTAAATGCTGCCTCTGCTGATGGAACGACGGCGCTAATGATGGCTGCTCGTTCTGGTAGTAGCAAAATGGTTAATGTGCTATTGCAGCATGGTGCAGATCCCACGACACGTAGCTTAGCAAAACTTTCTGCTGCTGACTGGGCTCAATCGAATAAACAAACACGACTGGCAGAGCAATTGCGTCAGGTTGAGGCTGCATATCAAAAAGAGCGTGTAGAAAAAAAGGGGAAAATGGGTTCATTTTCTATCCAAGATGTGGTGGAGCCTTCGGCTGAGTTATCTGGCACATCGGAACGAGCCACCCAGGGTAGCTCTCAGTATTTTGACCTGAAACGTTTTGATGAGCCAGCAACTCCGTAG
- a CDS encoding sn-glycerol-3-phosphate import ATP-binding protein UgpC has translation MASLTFNNVTKVYPGNIEVIHGINMDVQDGEFVVIVGPSGCGKSTLMRMVAGLESITGGTISIDNQVVNTLEPAERDIAMVFQNYALYPHMSVYDNMAYGLKIRKHSKEEIRERVNVAAQILELTHLLDRRPRQLSGGQRQRVAMGRAIVREPKVFLFDEPLSNLDAKLRVQMRLEIQRLHKRLKTTSLYVTHDQVEAMTLAQRMIVMNKGIAEQIGTPMEVFEKPASTFVASFIGSPPMNLVPVRIDEKGVVYNDREMILHLPTHLISPALHGLNVILGIRPEHITLHAAGIPIDIEMIEILGSEQLIHGRNGDHVVVVRTPTELTRENPLAIGDVIQVGLNEDYELHWFDAKTTKRIDV, from the coding sequence ATGGCAAGTTTAACTTTTAATAACGTAACTAAGGTCTATCCCGGCAATATTGAGGTCATTCATGGCATTAACATGGATGTTCAGGATGGCGAGTTTGTCGTCATCGTTGGCCCCTCTGGGTGCGGTAAATCCACCCTAATGCGAATGGTGGCAGGTCTAGAAAGCATCACAGGTGGCACCATCAGTATTGATAATCAAGTGGTCAATACGCTTGAGCCAGCAGAACGAGATATCGCCATGGTATTTCAAAACTATGCGCTCTACCCACACATGAGTGTGTATGACAACATGGCATACGGCTTAAAAATTCGTAAACACAGCAAAGAAGAAATTCGTGAACGGGTCAATGTCGCTGCGCAAATTCTAGAACTCACTCATTTACTAGACCGTCGCCCCCGACAGCTATCAGGCGGACAACGTCAACGTGTCGCCATGGGACGTGCTATTGTGCGCGAACCTAAAGTGTTTTTGTTTGACGAACCTCTCTCGAATCTAGACGCAAAACTACGCGTTCAAATGCGTCTCGAAATCCAACGTTTACATAAACGTCTTAAAACAACCAGTCTCTACGTAACACACGATCAAGTCGAAGCCATGACCTTGGCTCAACGTATGATTGTGATGAACAAAGGCATTGCAGAACAAATCGGTACCCCCATGGAGGTATTTGAAAAACCGGCCTCGACCTTTGTGGCCAGTTTCATTGGCTCCCCACCCATGAACTTAGTACCAGTACGCATAGACGAAAAAGGGGTTGTGTATAACGATCGAGAGATGATTTTGCATCTGCCCACGCATCTGATTAGCCCAGCTCTGCATGGTCTAAATGTTATTCTAGGTATACGCCCAGAACACATTACTTTGCACGCAGCAGGTATCCCTATAGACATTGAAATGATTGAAATTCTTGGCTCTGAGCAACTAATTCATGGCCGCAATGGTGATCATGTCGTTGTGGTGCGCACTCCTACCGAACTAACTCGTGAAAATCCACTCGCTATAGGTGATGTGATTCAAGTTGGTTTAAATGAGGACTACGAGCTGCACTGGTTTGATGCCAAAACCACCAAACGTATCGACGTGTAA